CGATGCCGCGATGAGGCCGCTCGGGACCTTCAACGAATGCATGACCGGACTGCTCCGTTTCGAAGGGCAGTCGCCCTGGGAGCGGCACCCGCAGGACGAGCTGCTGATGGTCCTCGATGGCGCGGTCGAGCTGACGCTGCTCGCCGACGATGGGCGTCACGTGACGGAGTCGCTGGGCAAGGACTCGGTCGCCGTCGTTCCCTCCGGCGTCTGGCATCGCCAGCACGCGAGAGCGGGCGTGACGCTCTTCTTCGTGACGGCTTCGGGGGAGGACGACGTGTCCTGGGCGGACGACCCGAGGTCGGCGGACGACCCCGCCTGAGCGCGCGACGAGTCGCCGGGAAGCGCGTGGACGGTTTGCCCCCAGGGTGGGGCTGGGTGCCCGATCGTCGATCCACGCCGGCTCGGGACGAGTCGCGGCCCCTCGAAGCCTGCTCCGAGCGCTCGGAGCCCGGCCAGCGGATCGGGACCGGTCCGCTATAGTGCCGCCGCCGCAGCGCGACCCCCGGTCACCCTCGGCGCTCCGATGGGTCTTGGCCCGTCCCGGAATCCCGCCCGTGCTCTCGGGCCGGTGACCGGTCACCGGAGCGGCCCGACCCCCGCGCGCGGCGAATCCGCGGAACAGGGCGCGTACGTCGCGCCCTCTCGTTCGCATCGCACCCATCACCCGGAGCGCAGCGGCGGCCGACCCGGCCGGCGGACGGCGCTCCCGTCCGAAACCCGAGAAGGAAGAAGCAAGTGTCGGAACCCAAGGGAAAGAACCTCACGTGGCACGAAGGTCAGGTCAGCCGTGACGACCGCGAGAAGAAGCTCGGCCAGAAGGGCTGCACGATCTGGCTGACGGGGCTCTCCGGCTCCGGCAAGTCGACGATCGCCGTGGCCGCCGAGAAGGCGCTCGCCGAGAAGGGCCACCTCACGTACATCCTCGACGGCGACAACATCCGCATGGGCCTCAACTCGAACCTCGGCTTCTCGCCGGAGGATCGGACGGAGAACATCCGGCGGATCGGCGAAGTGTCGAAGCTCTTCACCGACGCCGGCATCATCTGCTTCACGTCCTTCATCTCGCCGTATCGCGCCGACCGAGACCAGGTCCGCGAGATCATGGGCGAGGGGGACTTCATCGAGGCCTGGGTGCAGGCCTCGGTCGAGACCTGCGAAGGCCGCGACGTGAAGGGTCTCTACAAGAAGGCCCGCGCGGGCGAGATCCCGGAGTTCACCGGCATCTCCGCGCCGTACGAGGAGCCGCTGAACGCCGAGCTCGCGCTCGACACGAACGGGCAGTCGGTCGACGAGAGCGTCGCCCAGCTGATCGCGTTCCTCGACAAGAGCGGATACCTCTCCTAGTCGGCGCTACGCGGCGCTCTCCAGTCGGCGCTTCGCGCCTCTCGGCAGGCCCCTTCTTGGGGCCTGTCTTGCGCCGAGGGCTCCTGTTGGAATCCGGCGGTGTGCGCTCGGCGCTGATCTCCAGTCGCGGCCCTTTTCCGTCGATGCAGGACGGGAAAGGGCCGCGCTGCATTTCGAAGCTGGAAGCGGGGGAGGGGGGAACCCCGCGCCCTGCGTTCCTCGAGGCGCAGTCGACAGGAGAGGGTCGAAGGGTGACTCTCTCGGCCGCGGTACGCGGACACCCGGTCGGTTCGGTCGGTGTCCCAAGTGCCTGGAATCGCAGGGAACGAGGGGGAGATGTGAGCGAAGCGGCCGAGATGGCGATGCCGAGTCCGGTGCGAGGACGTGCCGGGCGGTCCTGGCTCGCGGTGGCCGCGACGCTGATCCTCCTGGGAAGTGCGGGCTGTGCCTCGGTCCCCTCGCCGAAGTGGACCGTGGGCGACGGGCGGGCCGAGCGGCGCGCCCCGGCCCTTCGCGA
This genomic interval from bacterium contains the following:
- a CDS encoding cupin domain-containing protein: MEAYELGAIVPNLKPLKLSPNATEADHDAAMRPLGTFNECMTGLLRFEGQSPWERHPQDELLMVLDGAVELTLLADDGRHVTESLGKDSVAVVPSGVWHRQHARAGVTLFFVTASGEDDVSWADDPRSADDPA
- the cysC gene encoding adenylyl-sulfate kinase produces the protein MSEPKGKNLTWHEGQVSRDDREKKLGQKGCTIWLTGLSGSGKSTIAVAAEKALAEKGHLTYILDGDNIRMGLNSNLGFSPEDRTENIRRIGEVSKLFTDAGIICFTSFISPYRADRDQVREIMGEGDFIEAWVQASVETCEGRDVKGLYKKARAGEIPEFTGISAPYEEPLNAELALDTNGQSVDESVAQLIAFLDKSGYLS